One Cuculus canorus isolate bCucCan1 chromosome 2, bCucCan1.pri, whole genome shotgun sequence genomic region harbors:
- the PRL gene encoding prolactin has protein sequence MLLTKEGVTSLPICSTGSVNCQVSLGELFDRAVKLSHYIHFLSSEMFNEFDEHYGQGRHFIARAVNSCHTSSLTTPEDKEQAQQIHHEALLNLVLGMLRSWNEPLIHLASEVQRIKEAPDTILRKAVEIEEQNKRLLEGMEKIVGRVHSGEVGNEIYSQWEGLPSLQLADEDSRLSAFYNLLHCFHRDSHKIDNYLKLLKCRLIHGSNC, from the exons ATGCTCCTGACAAAGGAAGGAGTGACATCCTTGCCAATTTGCTCCACTGGATCTGTTAATTGCCAAGTTTCCCTTGGGGAACTTTTTGACCGGGCAGTTAAACTTTCACACTACATTCACTTCCTCTCTTCGGAAATGTTCAATGAATTT GATGAACATTATGGTCAGGGCCGGCATTTTATTGCAAGAGCTGTTAATAGCTGCCACACTTCCTCCTTAACCACTCCTGAAGATAAGGAGCAAGCTCAGCAGATTCAT CACGAAGCCCTCCTGAATTTAGTACTGGGAATGCTACGCTCCTGGAATGAACCCCTGATCCATTTGGCTTCTGAAGTACAAAGAATCAAAGAAGCTCCAGACACCATCCTCCGGAAGGCTGTAGAGattgaagaacaaaacaagCGGCTcctggaaggaatggagaaaatAGTTGGGCGG GTTCATTCTGGTGAAGTAGGAAATGAAATATACTCTCAGTGGGAAGGCCTTCCATCCCTGCAACTTGCTGATGAGGACTCCAGACTCTCTGCCTTTTACAACCTGCTGCATTGCTTCCACAGAGATTCCCACAAAATTGACAACTATCTCAAGCTCTTAAAGTGTCGCCTAATCCATGGTAGCAATTGCTAG